A window of the Vanessa cardui chromosome 27, ilVanCard2.1, whole genome shotgun sequence genome harbors these coding sequences:
- the LOC124540967 gene encoding chorion class A protein Ld2/Ld41-like, whose product MSTFAFLLLCAQACLVQNVYSQYLRGAGCEAGLIGPAGLGLGVGLAGPAALGLGAGLAAPYGLGCEAGLIGNAGLGLGLGAPYGAAYGGAGVGDVAVAGEMGVGGTTVVAGQVPILGGVDFGGVVPAAGTVSIAGNCGCGCPSAIL is encoded by the exons ATGTCTACCTTCGCCTTCTTGCTCCTCTGCGCCCAAGCTTGCTTGGTTCAG AATGTATACAGCCAGTACCTACGTGGCGCTGGATGCGAAGCCGGTCTCATTGGCCCTGCTGGATTGGGGTTGGGCGTTGGTCTCGCCGGCCCCGCTGCTCTGGGCTTGGGTGCTGGTCTTGCTGCTCCTTACGGTTTAGGCTGCGAGGCCGGTCTTATTGGCAACGCTGGTTTGGGCCTTGGTCTTGGTGCTCCATATGGTGCTGCCTATGGAGGCGCCGGTGTCGGTGATGTAGCAGTCGCTGGAGAGATGGGCGTCGGTGGTACCACTGTGGTTGCTGGTCAAGTGCCGATCCTCGGTGGTGTTGACTTCGGAGGTGTCGTACCAGCCGCAGGCACTGTCTCCATTGCTGGTAACTGCGGTTGCGGCTGCCCTAGTGCCATACTGTAG
- the LOC124540974 gene encoding chorion class B protein PC10-like produces MATKSFLLFCTQVILIKCISSQCIGAYNTIAAEGLAYGSPYSLTREFTAGSLGAPCAAATWATSPIATTPYATAEWAGCFGPATLAASSGGGLAVTSASPIAPNGVAMTSDNAYEGALTVSGAVPFLGAVALEGALPTAGAGAINYGCGNGNVAMITEDVTPAGYNVFPGPYGYGSFANELGYNYGPLAFEAGINGAYGYRGCQAVY; encoded by the exons ATGGCAACAAAATCGTTTCTTCTCTTTTGTACTCAAGTGATATTAATCAAG tgtATATCCAGTCAATGTATTGGTGCATACAATACTATTGCTGCTGAAGGCTTGGCATATGGTAGTCCTTATTCTCTAACACGGGAATTTACCGCTGGCTCATTGGGGGCACCCTGTGCCGCAGCGACATGGGCTACATCACCTATCGCTACCACACCATATGCTACCGCTGAATGGGCGGGATGTTTTGGACCAGCCACCCTAGCTGCATCTAGCGGTGGTGGACTTGCTGTTACCAGTGCTTCACCGATCGCACCGAATGGTGTCGCAATGACCTCTGACAATGCTTATGAAGGAGCTCTAACTGTATCTGGTGCAGTACCATTCTTAGGAGCTGTAGCTTTGGAAGGTGCTCTGCCTACAGCTGGAGCTGGAGCTATTAATTACGGCTGTGGAAATGGTAATGTGGCTATGATTACCGAAGATGTAACTCCTGCTGGCTATAACGTATTTCCAGGTCCATATGGATATGGTTCATTCGCAAACGAATTAGGATATAATTATGGCCCATTGGCTTTTGAAGCGGGGATTAATGGAGCCTATGGTTACAGAGGATGTCAAGCAGTATACTAA
- the LOC124541123 gene encoding chorion class B protein PC10-like: MFKAVLLVCAQALLIQAIAGQYIGAGCGAPYGLAAPLAGGCGCGLGGLGIAAVPASSGGGLGVASASPIPPSGVSVLSENAIEGNLAVAGALPLLGTVALEGALPTAGAGGVNYGCGNGAVGIVEELSSAGSLGYGLGYGALDGIGYGGLGYGGLGYGGLGYGIGLNRAGCGCGAAI, translated from the exons ATGTTCAAAGCCGTTCTTTTGGTCTGCGCACAGGCGCTCCTGATCCAG GCTATCGCTGGACAGTACATCGGAGCTGGATGTGGTGCTCCTTACGGTCTCGCCGCTCCTCTTGCCGGAGGTTGCGGCTGCGGACTTGGTGGACTTGGAATTGCTGCTGTCCCCGCCTCTAGCGGCGGTGGTCTCGGTGTCGCCAGTGCTTCTCCCATCCCACCAAGCGGAGTGTCTGTGCTCTCAGAAAACGCTATTGAAGGAAACCTCGCTGTAGCCGGTGCTCTGCCGCTCTTGGGAACCGTCGCTCTGGAAGGTGCTCTGCCAACTGCTGGTGCTGGTGGTGTCAACTACGGATGTGGCAACGGAGCCGTCGGCATTGTGGAGGAACTCTCTTCCGCTGGCTCACTCGGCTACGGCCTCGGTTACGGTGCTCTCGACGGTATCGGCTACGGTGGTCTCGGCTACGGTGGTCTCGGTTACGGTGGTCTCGGCTACGGTATCGGACTTAACCGCGCTGGTTGCGGCTGTGGTGCCGCTATCTAA
- the LOC124541112 gene encoding chorion class CA protein ERA.1-like: MSYFAFIFFLVQACLIQNAFGQCLASGPVGPGYGYGPGIAPAVGASLAGPYGLGAGLASPFGLAPTALELGAPGPYGFAPAAIEIAPSYGGSGVGDVAVAGEMPVAGTTLVAGQVPILGAVQFAGELPAAGMVTITGSCGCGCGGPYYY; the protein is encoded by the exons ATGTCTTATTTTgcctttattttctttttggttCAAGCTTGCTTGATTCAG AATGCCTTTGGTCAATGCTTGGCTTCGGGACCTGTTGGGCCTGGTTATGGCTACGGACCTGGTATTGCTCCAGCAGTTGGCGCCAGCTTAGCTGGTCCTTATGGTTTGGGAGCTGGTCTAGCTTCACCGTTCGGCTTAGCCCCCACCGCTCTTGAATTGGGTGCTCCAGGACCATACGGCTTCGCCCCAGCTGCTATCGAAATAGCGCCTAGTTATGGTGGCTCTGGCGTTGGCGATGTTGCTGTTGCTGGTGAAATGCCAGTCGCTGGTACAACACTGGTTGCCGGACAGGTGCCGATTCTCGGTGCTGTACAGTTCGCTGGTGAACTTCCAGCTGCTGGTATGGTAACGATTACTGGCAGCTGTGGTTGTGGATGCGGTggtccttattattattaa
- the LOC124540969 gene encoding chorion class A protein Ld2/Ld41-like, translating into MSTFAFLLLCAQACLVQNVYSQYLRGAGCEAGFIGPAGLGLGVGLAGPAALGLGAGLAAPYGLGCEAGLIGNAGLGLGLGAPYGAAYGGAGVGDVAVAGEMGVGGTTVVAGQVPILGGVDFGGVVPAAGTVSIAGNCGCGCPGAIL; encoded by the exons ATGTCTACCTTCGCCTTCTTGCTCCTCTGCGCCCAAGCTTGCTTGGTTCAG AATGTATACAGCCAGTACCTACGTGGCGCTGGATGCGAAGCCGGTTTCATTGGCCCTGCTGGATTGGGGTTGGGCGTTGGTCTCGCCGGCCCCGCTGCTCTGGGCTTGGGTGCTGGTCTTGCTGCTCCTTACGGTTTAGGCTGTGAGGCCGGCCTAATTGGCAACGCTGGCTTGGGCCTTGGTCTTGGTGCTCCATATGGTGCTGCCTATGGAGGCGCCGGTGTCGGTGATGTAGCAGTCGCTGGAGAGATGGGCGTCGGTGGTACCACTGTGGTTGCTGGTCAAGTGCCGATCCTCGGTGGTGTTGACTTCGGAGGTGTCGTACCAGCCGCAGGCACTGTCTCCATTGCTGGTAACTGCGGTTGCGGCTGCCCTGGTGCCATACTATAG
- the LOC124540971 gene encoding chorion class B protein PC10-like translates to MAAKTSFVLLVQAVLIQSIFSQYLGPAFGDGLACGAVNGLPYGPYAAEYAAGYGPSQFAVSNGGGFAVRSVSPIAVTGVAITSENAYEGPLAVSGALPFLGAVALEGPLATAGVGAVNYGCGNGNVAILNEDISLGYNGLGAPYGPYGAAELGYGYGAPLAYEAGLAGPGYGYRGYGCGGIY, encoded by the exons ATGGCCGCTAAGACTTCCTTCGTCCTTCTCGTTCAAGCTGTTTTGATCCag AGTATCTTCAGTCAGTATCTCGGACCCGCTTTTGGTGATGGATTAGCTTGTGGAGCTGTTAATGGTCTGCCTTATGGTCCATACGCGGCTGAATATGCGGCTGGTTACGGACCATCCCAATTCGCCGTATCTAACGGTGGAGGTTTTGCTGTAAGAAGTGTGTCACCCATCGCTGTCACTGGTGTTGCCATAACCTCTGAAAACGCATACGAAGGTCCTCTGGCAGTGTCGGGTGCTCTGCCGTTCTTAGGAGCTGTCGCATTGGAAGGTCCGCTTGCGACAGCCGGAGTCGGTGCTGTCAATTACGGCTGCGGAAACGGAAACGTCGCGATACTGAATGAAGACATAAGCCTGGGCTACAACGGTCTCGGTGCTCCGTACGGACCGTATGGAGCGGCTGAACTGGGCTATGGCTACGGCGCTCCTCTGGCCTACGAAGCCGGTCTCGCTGGACCCGGTTACGGTTACAGGGGATATGGTTGTGGGGGTATTTACTAA
- the LOC124541184 gene encoding chorion class CA protein ERA.5-like: MSSFSFVLLCIQICLIQNAFSQCVGAGPLGPGYGYGPGIGPAGLAGPYGLGAGSPFGLAPTALELGAPGPYGLGPAAIEIAAGYGGSGIGDVAVAGEMPVAGTTVVAGQVPILGAVRFAGELPAAGTVSIAGSCGCGCGSQYFY; encoded by the exons atgtcGTCTTTTTCTTTCGTATTGCTTTGCATTCAAATCTGTTTGATCCAG aatgCCTTCAGTCAGTGCGTGGGCGCTGGACCATTGGGCCCTGGCTACGGTTATGGACCTGGTATTGGTCCAGCTGGCTTAGCTGGTCCTTACGGCTTGGGAGCGGGTTCACCATTCGGCTTAGCTCCCACCGCTCTTGAACTGGGTGCTCCTGGACCATATGGCTTAGGACCCGCTGCGATTGAAATAGCTGCAGGATATGGTGGTAGTGGTATCGGTGACGTGGCCGTCGCTGGTGAAATGCCAGTCGCTGGTACCACAGTTGTCGCTGGACAGGTACCAATTCTCGGCGCTGTGCGTTTCGCTGGTGAATTGCCAGCCGCTGGCACCGTCTCTATCGCTGGTAGCTGTGGTTGTGGCTGTGGTAGTCAatacttttattga
- the LOC124541202 gene encoding chorion class CA protein ERA.1-like: MSNFSLIFICIQICLLQNAFSQCIGAGPLAPGYGPAIAPAGLASPYGFGGLPASPFGVAPTAIELAPGYGGTGVGDIAVAGEMPVVGTTLVAGQVPILGSVRFAGDLPAAGTVSISGSCGCGCGGPYYY, translated from the exons atgtcCAACTTTTCGTTAATTTTCATTTGCATTCAAATCTGTTTGCTACAG aACGCTTTTAGTCAGTGTATTGGAGCTGGACCATTAGCTCCTGGGTATGGACCAGCTATTGCACCAGCAGGTTTGGCTTCTCCTTATGGCTTCGGTGGTCTACCAGCTTCACCATTCGGTGTAGCTCCAACTGCTATCGAATTGGCACCTGGATATGGTGGTACAGGTGTTGGTGACATCGCAGTCGCTGGTGAGATGCCGGTGGTTGGTACCACTCTTGTCGCTGGACAGGTACCGATCTTAGGCTCTGTTCGATTTGCTGGTGACCTCCCAGCTGCTGGTACTGTCTCCATCTCTGGTAGCTGCGGCTGTGGTTGTGGTggtccttattattattaa
- the LOC124540970 gene encoding uncharacterized protein LOC124540970 yields the protein MHKTFCHYECHFVYLYLKSKTLNKNNIKCFRDDDKNCALLLQILNSRSRSHSFRQWRQHQRLARCLRILQHRGLVPDQRPAWYHRQPSLRRRIHHQHQLRRRQHRNQLNQDRPSQDQRYRGHNHSRSQLVQRDRLHIQEVQLTSHGRRCIHSITQNLLSIAGQYIGAGCGASYGLAAPLAGGCGCGLGGLGIAAVPASSGGGLGVSSASPIPPSGVSVLSENAIEGNLAVAGALPFLGTVALEGALPTAGAGVVNYGCGNGAVGIVEELSSAGSLGYGLGYGAIDGIGYGGLGYGGLGYGIGLGGLNRAGCGCGNLI from the exons ATGCATAAAACATTCTGCCATTATGAATgtcactttgtttatttatatttaaaatcaaaaactttaaataaaaataacatcaaatgCTTCCGCGATGACGACAAAAATTGTGCGTTGCTGTTACAAATTCTTAATAg CCGCAGCCGCAGCCACAGCTTCCGGCAATGGAGACAGCACCAGCGGCTGGCACGATGCCTCCGAATTCTACAGCACCGAGGATTGGTACCTGACCAGCGACCAGCGTGGTACCACCGACAGCCATCTCTCCGGCGACGGATACATCACCAACACCAGCTCCGCCGTAGGCAGCACCGCAACCAGCTAAACCAAGACCGTCCAAGCCAAGACCAGCGATACCGGGGCCATAACCATAGCCGTAGCCAATTGGTCCAGCGAGACCGGCTTCATATCCAAGAGGTCCAGCTAACGAGCCACGGCAGGCGCTGTATACATTCTATAACACAAAATTTACTA tccATCGCTGGACAGTACATCGGAGCTGGATGTGGTGCTTCCTACGGTCTCGCCGCTCCTCTTGCCGGAGGTTGCGGCTGCGGACTTGGTGGACTTGGAATTGCTGCTGTCCCCGCCTCTAGCGGCGGTGGTCTCGGTGTCTCCAGTGCGTCTCCCATCCCACCAAGCGGAGTGTCTGTGCTCTCTGAAAACGCTATTGAAGGAAACCTCGCTGTAGCCGGTGCTCTGCCGTTCTTGGGAACCGTCGCTCTGGAAGGTGCTCTGCCAACTGCTGGTGCTGGTGTTGTCAACTACGGATGTGGCAACGGAGCCGTCGGCATTGTGGAGGAACTCTCTTCAGCTGGCTCACTCGGCTACGGCCTTGGCTACGGTGCTATTGACGGAATCGGCTATGGTGGTCTCGGTTACGGTGGTCTCGGCTACGGCATCGGACTGGGCGGACTTAACCGCGCTGGTTGCGGCTGTGGTAACCTCATTTAA
- the LOC124540972 gene encoding chorion class B protein PC10-like gives MAAKIVLLFCAQALFVQVISAQYIGANGPYGIGAPFGGPCNAGPYAAAEYAAGYGPSQFAVSNGGGFAVRSVSPIAVTGVAITSENAYEGPLAVSGALPFLGAVALEGPLATAGVGAVNYGCGNGNVAILNEDISLGYNGLGAPYGPYGAAELGYGYGAPLAYEAGLAGPGYGYRGFGCGSGLY, from the exons atggcGGCTAAAATTGTGCTCCTTTTCTGCGCTCAAGCACTTTTTGTTCAG GTAATCTCTGCTCAGTACATTGGAGCTAATGGTCCTTATGGTATCGGAGCGCCGTTCGGTGGACCATGCAACGCTGGTCCATACGCGGCTGCTGAATATGCGGCTGGTTACGGTCCATCCCAATTTGCCGTATCTAACGGTGGAGGTTTTGCTGTAAGAAGTGTGTCACCCATCGCTGTCACTGGTGTTGCCATAACCTCTGAAAACGCGTACGAAGGTCCTCTGGCAGTGTCGGGTGCTCTGCCGTTCTTAGGAGCTGTCGCATTGGAAGGTCCGCTTGCAACAGCCGGAGTCGGTGCTGTCAATTACGGCTGTGGAAACGGAAACGTCGCGATACTGAATGAAGACATAAGCCTGGGCTACAACGGTCTCGGCGCTCCGTACGGACCGTATGGAGCGGCTGAACTGGGCTATGGCTACGGCGCTCCTCTGGCCTACGAAGCCGGTCTCGCTGGACCCGGTTACGGCTACAGGGGATTTGGATGTGGGAGTGGCTTATACTAA
- the LOC124540968 gene encoding chorion class B protein PC10-like, translated as MFKAVLLVCAQSLLIQAIAGQYIGAGCGAPYGLAAPLAGGCGCGLGGLGIAAVPASSGGGLGVSSASPIPPSGVSVLSENAIEGNLAVSGALPFLGAVGLEGALPTAGAGGVNYGCGNGAVGIVEELASAGPIGYGLEALDGIGYGGLGYGGLGYGGLGYGGLGYGIGSLAGPYRAGCGCGALI; from the exons ATGTTCAAAGCCGTTCTTCTGGTATGCGCCCAGTCGCTCCTGATCCAG GCTATCGCTGGACAGTACATCGGAGCTGGATGTGGTGCTCCTTACGGTCTCGCCGCTCCTCTTGCCGGTGGTTGCGGCTGCGGACTTGGTGGACTTGGAATTGCTGCTGTCCCCGCCTCTAGCGGCGGTGGTCTCGGTGTCTCCAGTGCTTCTCCCATCCCACCAAGCGGAGTGTCTGTGCTCTCAGAAAACGCTATTGAAGGAAATCTCGCTGTCTCCGGTGCTTTGCCGTTCTTGGGTGCCGTTGGTCTGGAAGGTGCTCTGCCAACTGCTGGTGCTGGTGGTGTTAACTACGGATGTGGCAACGGAGCCGTCGGCATTGTGGAGGAACTCGCTTCCGCTGGCCCAATCGGTTACGGCCTTGAAGCTCTCGACGGTATCGGCTACGGTGGTCTCGGCTACGGTGGTCTTGGTTACGGTGGTCTCGGTTACGGTGGTCTCGGCTACGGTATCGGATCTCTGGCTGGACCTTACCGAGCTGGTTGCGGTTGTGGTGCCCTCATCTAA